A genomic window from Silene latifolia isolate original U9 population chromosome 11, ASM4854445v1, whole genome shotgun sequence includes:
- the LOC141612704 gene encoding alpha-galactosidase-like yields MVSTGLSDQGYKYINIDDCWAEQNRDSLGFLAPKASKFPSGMKALADYVHSKGLRLGIYSDAGTQTCSKTMPGSLYHENEDAKLFAAWGIDYLKYDNCENKGISAKTRYPIMSNALKKSGREIFFSICEWGEEDPATWGRAVGNSWRTTTDIQDNWSRMVTIADENDKWHLYAGRGGWNDPDMLEVGNGGMTQAEYRSHFSIWALAKAPLLIGCDLRSIDKVTLDMLSNSEVISVNQDELGVQGRKIIKKGDLEVWGGPLSESRVVVLFWNKGPQPNDYLCRFEGGKHTTNDSTIIPCSGFMGDRNLSPNERSTFSQVNQRRR; encoded by the exons ATGGTGTCCACGGGACTATCAGACCAAGGATACAAGTACATTAATATAG ATGATTGCTGGGCAGAACAAAACAGAGATTCTCTG GGATTTTTGGCTCCGAAAGCTTCAAAATTTCCATCAGGAATGAAAGCATTAGCAGATTATGTTCATAGCAAAGGACTTAGACTCGGAATTTACTCTGATGCAGG AACTCAAACGTGCAGTAAGACCATGCCAGGATCACTTTACCATGAAAATGAGGATGCAAAGCTCTTTGCTGCATGG GGTATTGACTACCTGAAGTATGACAACTGTGAAAACAAGGGTATAAGCGCAAAAACAAG GTACCCTATAATGAGTAATGCCTTAAAGAAGAGTGGCAGAGAAATATTCTTCTCGATATGTGAATG GGGAGAAGAAGATCCAGCAACATGGGGAAGAGCTGTTGGGAATAGTTGGAGAACAACAACTGATATACAAGATAACTGGAGTAG GATGGTAACTATAGCAGATGAAAATGACAAATGGCACTTATATGCTGGTCGGGGAGGATGGAACG ACCCGGACATGCTTGAAGTAGGCAATGGAGGAATGACACAGGCCGAGTATCGATCTCACTTTAGCATATGGGCATTAGCCAAG GCTccattgttgattggttgtgacTTGCGGTCAATCGATAAAGTAACTTTGGACATGCTAAGCAACTCGGAGGTCATTTCTGTTAATCAAG ATGAATTAGGAGTTCAAGGAAGAAAAATTAtcaaaaagggtgatcttgaG GTGTGGGGTGGTCCATTGTCAGAATCAAGGGTGGTGGTTCTTTTCTGGAATAAAGGTCCTCAACCAAATGACTATTTATGTCGATTTGAAGGAGGTAAACATACCACCAACGATTCTACCATCATTCCATGTTCGGGATTTATGGGAG ATAGAAACTTATCGCCAAATGAAAGGTCGACTTTCTCTCAAGTGAATCAAAGACGACGTTAA